The Saccharomyces mikatae IFO 1815 strain IFO1815 genome assembly, chromosome: 2 sequence AATCAAAAGAGAAGCGTCCAATTAGTATTTTAGGTACTGTTCCCTCTGGTTTAAATGAGGTTGGAGTTATGAAGATCCCTGATGGTTTGCTATCTAACATGAGCTCAGAGCTGCCAGCTTCAATCATCGTTTTAGTATTAGAACATATTGCTATTTCAAAGTCCTTCGGAAGAATAAATGACTACAAGGTTATTCCTGATCAAGAACTAATCGCAATTGGTGTAACTAACTTGATAGGAACATTTTTCCACTCATACCCAGCGACAGGTTCATTTTCCAGATCTGCTTTAAAAGCCAAATGTAATGTACGTACTCCGTTTTCTGGAGTGTTCACTGGTGCCTGTGTCTTATTAGCACTTTATTGTTTAACTAGcgctttcttttatattcCCAAAGCAACCTTATCTGCGGTTATTATCCATGCTGTTTCTGATTTATTGGCCTCTTATGAAACCACatggaatttttggaaGATGAATCCCTTAGATTGTATCTCATTTATTGTTACAGTTTTGATTACAGTTTTTTCATCCATTGAGAATGGTATCTATTTCGCGATGTGCTGGTCATGTGCAATGTTGTTATTGAAGCAAGCGTTCCCTGCAGGAAAGTTCCTAGGCCGTGTTGAAGTAGCGGAAGTATTAAATCCTACAATTCAAGGCCACATCGATTCTATAGTGTCCCCTAATGAATCCCCCAATGAATTCAGCAAACAAGTCAAATCTTCGGTTGATGCTTTACCAAGTTCAGAGTATAAGTTTAGCGTAAAATGGGTCCCATTTGATCATGCGTACACACGAGAGCTGAATAGTTATACCAGAGTTCGTCCTCCACCACCAGGTGTGATAGTTTATCGTTTTAGTGATAGTTTCACGTACGTGAACTGTTCAAGACATTATGATGTTATATTTGATCgtataaaagaagaaacgaGACGAGGGCAACTTGTTAGCTTAAGGAAAAAGTCTGATCGACCATGGAATGACCCCGGTGAATGGAAATTACCAAATTCGTTCAAGAATATCTTTAGGGTAAAACGAGGTTTAGCAACAAAAAATAGTGAGCTTCCAGCAGTTAATGATAATACGAATTCAGAATCATATGAAAAGCCGCTGTTAAAAGTTGTTTGCCTGGATTTTTCCCAAGTTGCTCAAGTAGATTCTACTGCTGTGCAAAGTCTTGTCGATCTAAGGAAAGCGGTCAATAAATACGCCGATAGACAAGttgaatttcattttgCCGGAATTATATCACCATGGATTAAAAGGAGTTTACTAAGTGTTAAATTTGGAACTATAAATGAAGAGTTCAGTGATACTTCTATCATTACCGGCCATTCTAGTTTTCATATTGCCAAGGTCTTGAAAGATGAAGTTGATTATACAGATGAAGATAGCCCTATTAGCGTAACTTGCAGTAACTACGACACTCTGTGCGCTGCAACTGGTACAAACTTGCCCTTTTTCCACATCGATATACCCGATTTTTCCAAATGGGATGTTTAGTATACATGTATAGTTTTTTGGATATTTCATTTCTACTAGTAGCTCATAAATGAGActtataattttttataagcataataatatttccTTTGAGCGAGTTAATGTCACCATATTTGATTGCAGACTGGAATTTGCATTTTCTGGAAGCCCTCATATACGGGAATAGATGTTTGTTGTAGCTTAAGGTATGGATGGGATGGAAATTCCAGCGCGCATAAGTGCGCCTATCTTTTACAAATGTCtatcaaaatttcttctacaAACATATAAATTCCTTCCAACTTCTGGAGAAGGTCCTTATGGGTTTTGACTACACTTATCCTAAGTAAATGAATATGCCACAATGGAGTTAATTATAGCATTGTTTGAATTTGAGACCAAAGGTTAAATGAATGTTAAAAGCTACCTTGTAATTTTGAACATTCGACTGGGAAGTGTGTAACCTTATTATACCATATATAAAACATAGATCACTAtttgatttggaaaaacaCTTATTCTATGTTTAAATTCTTTCTAGTAAATGGATCCAGAAGCGCACTCTTGAGCAGCTAGAAATGCACCCGATCACCTATCTCCTTTTGAGCTTGCTTCTAAGGAGTCCTTCGAAAATATATCAGGTACTACCGCCTTCTAAAGAATTGATAAGCTTTATTACATGTGTGGGTTTCTATTAATGCAGATATGTAACCCACTATCAATTATTTTACCTTATATTAAACGAAAAGTTTATATTCGGTAAAAGTTGGGTGCAATCGGGCGTATATAATAACATGGTTCCTAAAGTACTTCTAAGGACTCCCCTGTAAAAAAACTAGTCCACAGGTACCGCAGTTAACCATGTCACCGAAGAAACTTCATGTTGGCTTGAGGGCTAGCGATGACGAGTGCAGAGGAGTACATACTCAGAAGGATTCCATAGATACTATGCATGATAACAGAGAGAAGTGTTGTGGTAGCTATATAGAAATGCACTCTAATGACGATCCGAGACTCTCTCCTGATAGTCTCTACACTAATCAGGTCAAACAGGCCCCTCGAGAATACTTAAACGAGTGTAAAGGAATGTGCTATGAGagtgaaaagaagattgagACTGTATTAGAAACACCGAGCTGTCGTGAGATTGCTCAAGCAGACCCTAACTGTTCGCAAAAGTCTTGTACTGATGAGTGCTGTCTTGAGAGTTCTTCAATAATAGCTGAGGTTACCGACAACTGCGAAGAAAAATGTTGCGAAGAACAATCGATAAGTAGCTTTGAAGTGGTTTTAAGTGATTGCGAGAGTCATCAGCCTGTTGATAGTACTATTGAAGTACCTGATTGTAAGCCTGATACTTCCAGTCAATATCTAGCGAAGGATGGCTGTTTCTTTGAATCGAGAAATCCTatttccaagaaaagaaaatgtggAGTCAGTGGAATCAAAACTGACATTACAAGTAAATCTGAATGCTGCAACATCTCGTGTGTCGAACGCCTTGCATCTCGTGGCTGtacgaaaaaaatttctggtAACAAGACTGATTTTGAGAATTATAGCAGGTGTGCTAAAGAAACTTCAAGCGAGAAATACTCTAGTGAGCGCTATTTCGAGATATATAATCGTTATTCTTCAATCTTGAAAGCTTTAGGTTGTATTTGCAACTATTTGCGTGCTTTGGGAGAGGAATCTTGCTGTCATCCAAAGATCAGTTTTTGCAACAGTGGGGAAACTTCtatgaaatcaaaatacTCATACCGTAAGAGTTCTGTATTtccaataaagaaaaaacttgaaaaagacGACAAAAGTTCGAGTAATCATAAAATCGTCCCGGCAAGTTCTATTTGTTCCAGTAGCTGCTGCAATGAAAACAGAGTCTCCGCTGTTACTTCAGCTATTTACCGTCACTCTTCAGAAGAGAGGACACGAATCGATTCCGTAAAACCGATTCGGGAAGTGGATCTTCTTAACGTTGAAACAGGATCCACCGGTAACGAGCACGTCGTTCTTAGTGTGTCAGGTATGACATGTACTGGCTGTGAAACCAAGCTCAAGAGATCATTTGCTGCACTTGAATGTGTTCGCAATTTGAAAACCAGTTTGATATTATCACAAGCTGAATTTGATCTAAACCTTGCTCAGGGATCTGTGAAGGATATTATTAGGCACTTGAAGAGAACTACAGAATTCAAGTATGAACAGATTTCAAACCGCGGTTGTACTATAGATATTACTGTACCTCATCCAGCAAATGCTTTCATGAACAATGAATGGCCACAAGGAGTCACAGAAATGGAAACTATTGAGAAGAATATCGTTCGTGTGTACTTCGATCCCAAGATTATAGGTGCTAGAGACCTTATCAATAAAGGATGGAATGTGCCTGTTAATCTAGCTTCTCCTAGTGCACACCCAACCGTTGAAGCAGGGAGAAAGCACTTAGTCCGTGTGGGCTTCACCACCATACTATCTGTAATATTGACGGTTCCCATTCTTGTGATGGCTTGGGCTCCACATCTTCGTGAAAAAGTCTCAACTATGTCCGTGTCGTTGGGACTAGCAACTATCATTCAGTGTGTTATTGCGGGACCGTTCTACTTGAATGCTCTGAAGAGCTTGTTATTTTCCAGACTTATCGAAATGGATCTATTGATTGTTTTAAGTACTAGTGCAGCCTACATTTTTTCGATTGTATCATTTGTATACTTTGCTGCAGGTCATCCATTACCTACCGAGCagttttttgaaactaGTTCTTTGCTTGTAACCCTAATCATGGTTGGCCGCTTTGTGAGTGAGCTAGCCAGACATAGGGCTGTGAGTTCAATATCAGTACGTTCTTTACAGGTCTCTTCTGCTATTATACTTGATGAAAGTGGCAACGAgacaaaaattgatatcCGGCTTCTCCAACATGGCGATATTTTTAAGGTTGTCCCTGACTCACGAATTCCAACTGACGGAACAGTTATTTCTGGCTCTTCTGAAGTCGACGAAGCAACGATTACAGGCGAATCAATGCCTGTCCCAAAAACTTGCCAATCCACTGTTGTTGCTGGATCACTAAATATCACTGGCACGTTGTTTGTGAAGCTAACTAAGCTTCCAGCAAACAATACTATTAACATCATAGCCACGATGGTTGATGAAGCAAAACTAACTAAGCCAAAGATCCAAAATATCGCTGATCAAATTGCAAGTTATTTTGTCCCGCTTATTATTGGAATCACTGTTGTCACCTTTTGTGTTTGGGTGGGAATTGGAATCAATGTTAAGAAGCAATCCCGTTCTGATTCCGTAATCCAGGCTATAATATATGCCATTACTGTACTCATAGTTTCTTGTCCTTGTGCAATCGGGCTAGCAGTTCCTATGGTATTTGTTATTGCGAATGGAGTCGCTGCAAAAAGAGGAGTAATCTTCAAGTCGGCTGATAGCATAGAGGCCGCTCACAACACTTCACATgtcatttttgataaaacGGGTACTTTAACTGAAGGAAAACTTACCGTTGTACATGAAATCATGAAGGATGATAATCTCGATGCCCAATCTCAATTACTTGGATTGATCGAGGGCATTAAACACCCAGTATCTATCGCAGTAGCGTCATATCTTAAAGAACAGAAGGTGCGCGCCCGTCGTGTCCATGATACGAAAGCTTTGACTGGTAAGGGGGTAGAAGGGACGTCCCATTCTGGTTCGAAGCTTCAAGGAGGAAACAGTCGTTGGATTGGTAATAGTGATGATCCTGATGTCCAAAAATTCCTGGAACAAGGATATacagttttttgttttagtGTAGACGGTTCACTCACTGCTATCTATGCTCTAGAAGACTCTTTACGAGCAGATGCTCTCGCAACAGTCAATTCCTTGCGCCAAAGAGGTATCTCAATCCACATTTTGTCAGGAGACGATGATGGAGCTGTTCGTTCGCTGGCTGCTCGTCTTGCAATTGAGAGCTCCAATATTCGTTCTCACGCAACACCTGCAGAAAAGGGAGAATATATTAAGCGTATTCTCGAAGGCGTAAATTCTGAGAGTTCTCCACAGTCAGAAAGACCAGTGGTTGTTTTTTGTGGCGACGGTACGAACGATGCAATCGCTTTGACCCAAGCCACGATTGGTGTTCATATCAACCAAGGGAGTGAGGTTTCCCAGCTAGCCGCTGACGTCGTTATGCTGAAACCAAAACTTATCAATATCCTGATTATGATGACTGTAAGTCGGAAAGCGATGTTTAGGGTCAAACTGAATTTTATGTGGAGTTTTACTTACAACTTGTTTGCCATTCTTTTGGCAGCTGGAGCCTTTGTTAACTTTCATATTCCACCAGAGTATGCAGGTTTGGGGGAACTTGTTAGTATCCTTCCTGTAATCCTTGTAGCCACTCTTTTACGTTATGCAAGTATTTAGCCTGAATATCAATCCAATCTAATTATACTTTCCTTGTTAGGAGGAAAAGATGAATACTTTATATTCTAGGAAAGTTCTCAGGTTGTGCTTTAGTACGGATATACTTACTATGTGTTATAACCAATATATTTAGGTACgtagcttttttttcaagtgcTTTTGACTTTGTTGTAGTCTTTTATTCGCTGTCAGTTTTTATTCCAAAAGCAAAATTCATAGAGAACGAATACATATAGCCATGTCGTGTAATAGCATATCAACtaaggaaataaaaattaaTACACCTTCTGGGGTTCAGTATCGggaatatcaaaaaaataaagtcaTCATGGAATAATAATGTTCTTATATTATTAAAAGCGATTTTCATGGCGGAAACATAATATAATCatgtcattttatattctcCACCAAAATGGGGAGCATTTAAAATAATACCGTTTATGATACCAGCAATTAATCCAGCAATGGGTAAAGTTAGAAACCAACCAGAATAACACCAGGCAACCATTCTCCAATTAACTGATTTAACATCCTTATTACACAAACCAACAGCAACAATACCACCGACTGCAATTTGTGTTGTTGAAGTAGGGATACCTAATTGGGTGGCCATAACAGTTGTAATAGCTGCAGCTAATTCTATCGAGAAACCTCTTGAGGGTGATTGTAAAATCATCTTATTACCTAgatttttgataatattgtAACCATAAGTCCAACAGCCAATCACTAAAGCTGCACCACCATAGGCCAAAACCCACACAGGAACCTCAGACTTTGCTCCAGTGGTATTTGTTCTCCAAATCTCATAAACTGCAGATAAAGGTCCAGTAGCATTGGCCACGTCATTAGCTCCATGGGCAAAAGACATGGTGGCTGCTGTAATAGCTTGAAGAACAGAGTAGATATATTCTACTCTATTGTCATAAAATTTGGATCTTTTGTACATACCTTTCAGGTCGCCAGATAGCATATCCGTGTCATTAACTTGAGCATGAATCACATCTTGTGTCCAACCATGGGAAATAACTAACCAAAACAACAGCGGCCACTTCTTAGGccctttttttaataacGACCACCAGTATTTTTTAGTTGGCAGTTTAGTTTCTAGTTCAGTGTCCGTTCTAACAAGATCGACTTCCTGaatctcttctttgtttttaacGGAATCATTAGAGGTACTGGATACCTTATTCTCTACGTCCTCAACATCAACGGTTGTTCCAAGATCTCTTCTACCTTCATAATAATCAATTGTTAGTTGATGACCTTCTGGCATTGGTGGAATGTCATCCGTGGACTTAAAGTAAAAAGATGGACCTCTAAAAATATCAACCAACCTCAATGTCCAATCTTCATCCAAGACCTTTCTTCTGTAAAATGggtagaaaaaaatgaagtaaATTATCGAAGCAATCGCTCCAGTAAGGACGATCGACACCGCAGTTTCTGTTTCGGATAAATTGTCCAGATGTAAATTTGGAGAGCCCTTCCAAACAATCAGCATCGTCAAGATCGAAAAAGTGGCGAAGACCAAAAGTCCAACCAATAGTAAAGCATTCTTAATCGATCTTTCCAAAGATTTTATTTCAAGGACAGAAAATCTGGAAATCGAAAAAACTATAGCTGCAATGACACCTGCTAGAATTGGAGCGATGAACCATGATGCAATAATCTGAGAAACACCATCCCAGCCCCAAACAACACCATTAGCCCCACCAGCTGCGATACCAGCACCAATTGTGCCGCCAACAATCGAGTGTGTCGTAGAAACAGGCATTCCGATTGCAGTGGCAAACGTTAGCCAGCATGATGATCCGATCAAAGCACTAGTCATAGTGAGCATCAAAACTGCAGGATCATTAGTAAAAATAGAGGAATCTATTATGTTGTTTTTGATAGTACCAGAAACCCTGGCACCTGCCAAAACAGCGCCCAGGAACTCACAAAGTCCTGCCAAAATCATGGCTTGCCAGTACTTCAGAGACCTCGATGAAATCGCCGAAGCAAACGAGTTTGCAACGTCATTTGCTCCAATATTAAAAGCATCCAAAAATGCAAATAACATGGCTATTGCAAAAATATAATCGAACTGATGTAATGccatttttgtctttttctatttattAGTTAGCGGCCCTGCACTTTCCTTTCCTTGGGATTTCTATTTTCTGTCACAAGCTTTTATGATATTATACATAAATAAATCATATCGCTAAACACCATCCAAATTCAAGTGATTTATATAGAAGTCTACTCGTAGTGAAAAAGGCTTAGATTGTGAGTGCGTTAAGATAGTCAAGCAAGATCcagtaaaagaaattctcTGGTAACCATGCTAATCTAATGATTTACATAACAGAAGGGTCCAAAGTGGCTGTGATAATAACTCATTCATTACATTGTCGGCTCTCCCACGTGCTGCTGCCTGTAAAATACACTGAAcatacaaaaaaataatttctGAGACCTACACTAAGTGCGTTTCGATGACATCCGCTATATTAAATGCCATATTTCGACATTTACGGGCTCGATTCGACTGTATTTAAATTAATGTCTCACAACGTGGGGATGAcgaaatagaaaaagaaaagaaattatttgCACCGCCACGCCTCGCATCCTTGATCGAAGCCGTTCTGTAATTAGTGTGGCGCGATCTTGTGAATTTTAAACTTTTTGCGGGTGAAGTTAGAATTTCTGCAATGGGATTTTCCGCGCCGTCAAGAAGAATACATATACTCTCAAATTGAACATACGTTAAAAAAGAAGCGTTATAGGGATCGTGCAATGTTCGGGTGACACACATACAGTACTTGCGTATACATAAAACTAACATATCACAGCTATCCAAGATTGTGTTCgcagatttttttgtcaaTACTTCTTTAAAGGCTGCTTGTGTTAGTTAAATATGTTTAGATAATACAATATTAGGCTGTAGCAGTTATTTTATGCAGCATACCATTGAGACGCGCATGCTGAGGGAGAATATActgtgaagaaaaactggGTTTTTATCTCGATAAGAATTAATAGATCGGATAAGCAACGCTCTTGCGAAAAATACtagattttttcttacGATAATGAGTAAATCACTGGGAAATTTGTAcaataatttcttcttctttgcaaaTGTGTAAATGATATAGAATAAGCAGAGATAGAGAGGCGAACCATGCAAGAATAACATTAAAAACAAACGTTGATGGCGTTGTAGATTTTAGCAAATTCAATCTAGACGATATTGCTCTACTTCCATTAAGGTATCGTAGTCTCAACAGAGTGCACAAGTGCTGGTTTGGTTCAGAGTACGTTAAATGTTATTGCAGCTGCCTGTTTGAAGGAATGAGAGGTAAGAAGCTTGCAGTTTTTATAAATGGTGGAGACTGAAGCATCGCGATTAAGATTTTAGTTCAAAATATATCATACAATGCATACTGAAATGCTGTTGGAAGGAGGGAGAATTGTGAAATGTTTTAGGTCATACTCTAGAAAAATGGTTTTGAGTAGGAAACCTGTCTATAAGGCTCTGGAATGGTCCTGATTAATGTACTAATGTTGATAATATTTCGAAGAAATTGTATAAAAAGAGATacatgaaagaaaaagaaaaactaatTAATATGTACTGGTATTATGTTCCAAACAACCATGATTAGACAACAACTTTTGTTCGTATTAGGATATCATATAATACAGAGGTACAATGTCTGGGTGATTACAATATATATCATACCACTTCAACTCTTGAGCAC is a genomic window containing:
- the PCA1 gene encoding cation-transporting P-type ATPase PCA1 (similar to Saccharomyces cerevisiae PCA1 (YBR295W)) — its product is MSPKKLHVGLRASDDECRGVHTQKDSIDTMHDNREKCCGSYIEMHSNDDPRLSPDSLYTNQVKQAPREYLNECKGMCYESEKKIETVLETPSCREIAQADPNCSQKSCTDECCLESSSIIAEVTDNCEEKCCEEQSISSFEVVLSDCESHQPVDSTIEVPDCKPDTSSQYLAKDGCFFESRNPISKKRKCGVSGIKTDITSKSECCNISCVERLASRGCTKKISGNKTDFENYSRCAKETSSEKYSSERYFEIYNRYSSILKALGCICNYLRALGEESCCHPKISFCNSGETSMKSKYSYRKSSVFPIKKKLEKDDKSSSNHKIVPASSICSSSCCNENRVSAVTSAIYRHSSEERTRIDSVKPIREVDLLNVETGSTGNEHVVLSVSGMTCTGCETKLKRSFAALECVRNLKTSLILSQAEFDLNLAQGSVKDIIRHLKRTTEFKYEQISNRGCTIDITVPHPANAFMNNEWPQGVTEMETIEKNIVRVYFDPKIIGARDLINKGWNVPVNLASPSAHPTVEAGRKHLVRVGFTTILSVILTVPILVMAWAPHLREKVSTMSVSLGLATIIQCVIAGPFYLNALKSLLFSRLIEMDLLIVLSTSAAYIFSIVSFVYFAAGHPLPTEQFFETSSLLVTLIMVGRFVSELARHRAVSSISVRSLQVSSAIILDESGNETKIDIRLLQHGDIFKVVPDSRIPTDGTVISGSSEVDEATITGESMPVPKTCQSTVVAGSLNITGTLFVKLTKLPANNTINIIATMVDEAKLTKPKIQNIADQIASYFVPLIIGITVVTFCVWVGIGINVKKQSRSDSVIQAIIYAITVLIVSCPCAIGLAVPMVFVIANGVAAKRGVIFKSADSIEAAHNTSHVIFDKTGTLTEGKLTVVHEIMKDDNLDAQSQLLGLIEGIKHPVSIAVASYLKEQKVRARRVHDTKALTGKGVEGTSHSGSKLQGGNSRWIGNSDDPDVQKFLEQGYTVFCFSVDGSLTAIYALEDSLRADALATVNSLRQRGISIHILSGDDDGAVRSLAARLAIESSNIRSHATPAEKGEYIKRILEGVNSESSPQSERPVVVFCGDGTNDAIALTQATIGVHINQGSEVSQLAADVVMLKPKLINILIMMTVSRKAMFRVKLNFMWSFTYNLFAILLAAGAFVNFHIPPEYAGLGELVSILPVILVATLLRYASI
- the PHO89 gene encoding Pho89p (similar to Saccharomyces cerevisiae PHO89 (YBR296C)); the protein is MALHQFDYIFAIAMLFAFLDAFNIGANDVANSFASAISSRSLKYWQAMILAGLCEFLGAVLAGARVSGTIKNNIIDSSIFTNDPAVLMLTMTSALIGSSCWLTFATAIGMPVSTTHSIVGGTIGAGIAAGGANGVVWGWDGVSQIIASWFIAPILAGVIAAIVFSISRFSVLEIKSLERSIKNALLLVGLLVFATFSILTMLIVWKGSPNLHLDNLSETETAVSIVLTGAIASIIYFIFFYPFYRRKVLDEDWTLRLVDIFRGPSFYFKSTDDIPPMPEGHQLTIDYYEGRRDLGTTVDVEDVENKVSSTSNDSVKNKEEIQEVDLVRTDTELETKLPTKKYWWSLLKKGPKKWPLLFWLVISHGWTQDVIHAQVNDTDMLSGDLKGMYKRSKFYDNRVEYIYSVLQAITAATMSFAHGANDVANATGPLSAVYEIWRTNTTGAKSEVPVWVLAYGGAALVIGCWTYGYNIIKNLGNKMILQSPSRGFSIELAAAITTVMATQLGIPTSTTQIAVGGIVAVGLCNKDVKSVNWRMVAWCYSGWFLTLPIAGLIAGIINGIILNAPHFGGEYKMT
- the SUL1 gene encoding sulfate permease (similar to Saccharomyces cerevisiae SUL1 (YBR294W)), giving the protein MSGKYSSHVTSTEVSDKQDDADIEVFESEYRTYREAEAAENREEIQNDDNQDWKVPSKLNLELTNSKVSEVFYDSIPAYEENTVTLKDYYDHTIKDNLTLKSAGSYLYSLFPIIKWLPHYNFTWGYADLVAGITVGCVLVPQSMSYAQIASLSPEYGLYSSFIGAFIYSLFATSKDVCIGPVAVMSLQTAKVIAEVLKKYPEDQVEVTGPIIATTLCLLCGLVATGLGVLRLGFLVELISLNAVAGFMTGSAFSIIWGQIPALMGYNKLVNTREATYKVVINTLKHLPNTKLDAVFGLIPLVILYLWKWWCGSFGIKLVDRHYSNQPKTANRIKSFYFYAQAMRNAVVIIVFTAISFRITRNKSKEKRPISILGTVPSGLNEVGVMKIPDGLLSNMSSELPASIIVLVLEHIAISKSFGRINDYKVIPDQELIAIGVTNLIGTFFHSYPATGSFSRSALKAKCNVRTPFSGVFTGACVLLALYCLTSAFFYIPKATLSAVIIHAVSDLLASYETTWNFWKMNPLDCISFIVTVLITVFSSIENGIYFAMCWSCAMLLLKQAFPAGKFLGRVEVAEVLNPTIQGHIDSIVSPNESPNEFSKQVKSSVDALPSSEYKFSVKWVPFDHAYTRELNSYTRVRPPPPGVIVYRFSDSFTYVNCSRHYDVIFDRIKEETRRGQLVSLRKKSDRPWNDPGEWKLPNSFKNIFRVKRGLATKNSELPAVNDNTNSESYEKPLLKVVCLDFSQVAQVDSTAVQSLVDLRKAVNKYADRQVEFHFAGIISPWIKRSLLSVKFGTINEEFSDTSIITGHSSFHIAKVLKDEVDYTDEDSPISVTCSNYDTLCAATGTNLPFFHIDIPDFSKWDV